The bacterium genomic sequence GAAGCGCGGGTGGTTCGCGAGGAAGTAGGCGATCGAACTGCCGACCACCCCGCCCCCAACGACGACGACCCGGTCTGCCATCGCTCCCATCCCTCCGTCGGGCCTGGGGCATCGTGCACCCCGAAGGCGTCGCGCGCCTCCGCGCGGGACCCGTCCGCTAGAACTCCATCACGCCATCGAGCCCGCGCCTCAGCCCGACGATCGTGCCGACCCGGCGGATGGCCAGCAACGCGCCCTCCACGTAGGCGTCCGGGCTGCTCCCGGCATCATAGCGGAAGGCGACACGCTGATCCAGCACTCCGAAGAGGACTTCGGCCGAGATCACGTACCCGGGCAGCCGAATCGAGTGGACCTGAACGCCGTTCAGTGTCGCGCCTCGGCTCTCCGGCGGGCCCTGCGTCTCGGCGATGGGGACGGACAGCTCCGGGCGTCCGACGCGGGAGAGCCGGTACGCCAGTTCTCGCGCGGTGCCGCTCGGCGCGTCCGGCTTTCCGGCGCTGGCATAGTCGATCACCTCCCACTGCGGGAGGTACTTGGCGGCCAGTTCCGCGCACTTCTGCAACACGACGACCGCAAGCGAGAAATTGCCCACCGCCAGCACGCCCCTGCGGTGCTGTCGCGCAAGCGCATCGATCTCGCCGAGGTCCTCGTCCGACAGCCCCGACGTGCCGATCACCACGTGGGCCCCTCGCCGGATCGCGGCGACGACGTTCGCCTTGGCGACGTCGGGGTGGGTATACTCGACGAAGACGTCGCACGCGGCGGCCAGCGCCTCGTCGGCCGAGCGGCTGAGCG encodes the following:
- the dapB gene encoding 4-hydroxy-tetrahydrodipicolinate reductase, with the protein product MALRVCVAGATGWAGATLTRAIADADDLELVAAVSRRHAGRRVGDVLGIPRLTAPLSRSADEALAAACDVFVEYTHPDVAKANVVAAIRRGAHVVIGTSGLSDEDLGEIDALARQHRRGVLAVGNFSLAVVVLQKCAELAAKYLPQWEVIDYASAGKPDAPSGTARELAYRLSRVGRPELSVPIAETQGPPESRGATLNGVQVHSIRLPGYVISAEVLFGVLDQRVAFRYDAGSSPDAYVEGALLAIRRVGTIVGLRRGLDGVMEF